The Ammospiza caudacuta isolate bAmmCau1 chromosome 17, bAmmCau1.pri, whole genome shotgun sequence genome has a segment encoding these proteins:
- the WIPI2 gene encoding WD repeat domain phosphoinositide-interacting protein 2 isoform X2: MNLAGQSGDAGSGHLLFANFNQDNTSLAVGSKSGYKFFSLSSVDKLEQIYECTDTEDVCIVERLFSSSLVAIVSLKAPRKLKVCHFKKGTEICNYSYSNTILAVKLNRQRLIVCLEESLYIHNIRDMKVLHTIRETPPNPAGLCALSINNDNCYLAYPGSATIGEVQVFDTINLRAANMIPAHDSPLAALAFDASGTKLATASEKGTVIRVFSIPEGQKLFEFRRGVKRCVSICSLAFSMDGMFLSASSNTETVHIFKLETVKEKPQEEPTTWTGYFGKVLMASTSYLPSQVTEMFNQGRAFATVRLPFCGHKNICALATIQKIPRLLVGAADGYLYMYNLDPQEGGECTLMKQHKLDGSMEPANEILESASHDRPLVAQTYSAAVTKAYTDDLGAVGGACLEDETNSLRLDEDSEHPPMILRTD, translated from the exons ATGAACTTGGCCGGGCAGAGCGGCGACGCCGGTAGCGGCCATCTGCTGTTCGCTAACTTCAACCAGGACAACAC GTCCCTTGCAGTTGGCAGTAAATCAGGCTACaaattcttctctctttcttctgtgGACAAATTAGAGCAGATCTATGAATGCA CTGACACAGAAGATGTGTGCATTGTGGAGAGGCTCTTCTCCAGCAGTCTGGTGGCCATAGTTAGCCTTAAAGCTCCACGCAAGCTCAAAGTTTGTCACTTTAAGAAGGGGACAGAGATTTGCAACTACAGTTACTCCAACACCATCTTGGCTGTCAAACTCAATAGACAG AGGCTGATAGTATGTCTGGAAGAGTCTCTTTATATCCACAACATACGAGACATGAAGGTATTACATACAATCAGGGAGACACCTCCCAATCCTGCAG GGTTGTGTGCTTTATCAATAAACAATGATAATTGCTACCTGGCTTATCCAGGAAGTGCAACTATTGGAGAAGTACAAGTCTTTGACACCATCAATCTG AGAGCTGCCAATATGATCCCAGCTCATGATAGTCCCTTGGCTGCTTTGGCATTTGATGCAAGTGGTACTAAACTTGCCACAGCCTCAGAAAAG GGGACAGTAATAAGAGTGTTTTCCATTCCAGAGGGACAGAAACTCTTTGAATTCCGAAGGGGAGTGAAGAG GTGTGTGAGCATCTGTTCATTGGCTTTCAGCATGGATGGCATGTTTCTGTCTGCATCCAGTAACACAGAGACGGTGCATATCTTCAAACTTGAGACTGTGAAAGAAAA ACCTCAGGAAGAGCCTACAACCTGGACAGGTTACTTTGGAAAAGTGCTGATGGCCTCCACGAGCTACCTGCCCTCTCAAGTGACAGAGATGTTCAACCAGGGCAGAGCCTTTGCTACAGTCCGTCTGCCCTTCTGTGGGCACAAAAACATCTGTGCACTTGCCAC AATCCAGAAGATCCCTCGTTtgctggtgggagctgctgatgGGTATCTCTACATGTACAACTTAGACCCCCAGGAGGGAGGCGAGTGCACACTAATGAAGCAGCACAA ACTCGATGGCAGCATGGAGCCCGCCAATGAAATTCTGGAGTCTGCATCGCACGACCGGCCCTTGGTAGCGCAGACGTACAGTGCCGCTGTGACTAAAG CCTATACAGATGacctgggtgctgtgggtggAGCTTGCCTGGAAGATGAAACCAACTCACTTAGATTGGATGAAGACAGTGAGCATCCCCCCATGATCCTTCGGACAGACTAA
- the WIPI2 gene encoding WD repeat domain phosphoinositide-interacting protein 2 isoform X1 → MNLAGQSGDAGSGHLLFANFNQDNTSLAVGSKSGYKFFSLSSVDKLEQIYECTDTEDVCIVERLFSSSLVAIVSLKAPRKLKVCHFKKGTEICNYSYSNTILAVKLNRQRLIVCLEESLYIHNIRDMKVLHTIRETPPNPAGLCALSINNDNCYLAYPGSATIGEVQVFDTINLRAANMIPAHDSPLAALAFDASGTKLATASEKGTVIRVFSIPEGQKLFEFRRGVKRCVSICSLAFSMDGMFLSASSNTETVHIFKLETVKEKPQEEPTTWTGYFGKVLMASTSYLPSQVTEMFNQGRAFATVRLPFCGHKNICALATIQKIPRLLVGAADGYLYMYNLDPQEGGECTLMKQHKLDGSMEPANEILESASHDRPLVAQTYSAAVTKGTYVPSSPSRHAYTDDLGAVGGACLEDETNSLRLDEDSEHPPMILRTD, encoded by the exons ATGAACTTGGCCGGGCAGAGCGGCGACGCCGGTAGCGGCCATCTGCTGTTCGCTAACTTCAACCAGGACAACAC GTCCCTTGCAGTTGGCAGTAAATCAGGCTACaaattcttctctctttcttctgtgGACAAATTAGAGCAGATCTATGAATGCA CTGACACAGAAGATGTGTGCATTGTGGAGAGGCTCTTCTCCAGCAGTCTGGTGGCCATAGTTAGCCTTAAAGCTCCACGCAAGCTCAAAGTTTGTCACTTTAAGAAGGGGACAGAGATTTGCAACTACAGTTACTCCAACACCATCTTGGCTGTCAAACTCAATAGACAG AGGCTGATAGTATGTCTGGAAGAGTCTCTTTATATCCACAACATACGAGACATGAAGGTATTACATACAATCAGGGAGACACCTCCCAATCCTGCAG GGTTGTGTGCTTTATCAATAAACAATGATAATTGCTACCTGGCTTATCCAGGAAGTGCAACTATTGGAGAAGTACAAGTCTTTGACACCATCAATCTG AGAGCTGCCAATATGATCCCAGCTCATGATAGTCCCTTGGCTGCTTTGGCATTTGATGCAAGTGGTACTAAACTTGCCACAGCCTCAGAAAAG GGGACAGTAATAAGAGTGTTTTCCATTCCAGAGGGACAGAAACTCTTTGAATTCCGAAGGGGAGTGAAGAG GTGTGTGAGCATCTGTTCATTGGCTTTCAGCATGGATGGCATGTTTCTGTCTGCATCCAGTAACACAGAGACGGTGCATATCTTCAAACTTGAGACTGTGAAAGAAAA ACCTCAGGAAGAGCCTACAACCTGGACAGGTTACTTTGGAAAAGTGCTGATGGCCTCCACGAGCTACCTGCCCTCTCAAGTGACAGAGATGTTCAACCAGGGCAGAGCCTTTGCTACAGTCCGTCTGCCCTTCTGTGGGCACAAAAACATCTGTGCACTTGCCAC AATCCAGAAGATCCCTCGTTtgctggtgggagctgctgatgGGTATCTCTACATGTACAACTTAGACCCCCAGGAGGGAGGCGAGTGCACACTAATGAAGCAGCACAA ACTCGATGGCAGCATGGAGCCCGCCAATGAAATTCTGGAGTCTGCATCGCACGACCGGCCCTTGGTAGCGCAGACGTACAGTGCCGCTGTGACTAAAGGTACATACGTGCCTTCCTCACCCAGCAGGCATG CCTATACAGATGacctgggtgctgtgggtggAGCTTGCCTGGAAGATGAAACCAACTCACTTAGATTGGATGAAGACAGTGAGCATCCCCCCATGATCCTTCGGACAGACTAA